From the genome of Cytophagia bacterium CHB2:
GTCCCTTTCAGCTAGGGATGAGGTTTTTAGATGGTGGAGTTTGTTCCACAACATGTGATAGTTTTGATTGCCCAAAAAGCGCTTCCCCAATCTGCCGGCGAAGTAGCGACTGCGTTTTTTGATCAGGTGCCAGGGCTCTGCGCGTAAGATTGTTTCAAACTCCGGCAACAAGACGTTTTGTGTGATGACCCAGCGCGGCACCAAGATCAGGTTTGGCGCGTGTCGTAAGCGCCGGGAACGCACGCCGGGCGCCGAGGTGTAGATTTCATGATACCCGCAATCGCCGGCATATTGCAGCGTGCCGTTGTCGTATCTGCCGCCGGGCAATGACATCGCCGTAACGGCCTGCCCGATGATATCCGATAGAATTTTCTGCGGCGTTAAGATTTCGGTTTGCTGTTGCAACGGCGTCAAGTTCTGCAAGAAAATATGTGAATGCGAATGGCTGCCGATGCGAATGCCGGCTTGCGCCAGCGTGCGAATCTCGGCCGCTTGCAGCATGCCGCGCTGCCCGACGGTGGAGGTTGTCACGAAACAGGTTGCAGGAATGCGATGTTGCTGCAATGTTTCAACCCACGGCAGCACGCTGTGATAACCATCGTCGAACGTCACGTGAACCGGCGCTTTATGCTTTTCGATCAAGCCGAGATGCGTTTGGAAATCCTCGGCAGCGACATCATAGGCGGGTTGCCATTCACGAAAAACGATATTTTGCCGGCCGGACGCTATATTATGATACATCAAAACGATGCTGGTTACGGACATCGAATTGCTCTTTTGCAAAACTTAATCGTGCGAGTCCGGCTTGACCCGGACAAATGTTAAATTTTTGCAGCGTATGTGTCGGCAATTGCAACAGTTCCTCCACATTTTTGCGCATATGCCGTCAAATAAAGCGTGGTGATGCGTTGAATCATCTGCTGTTCGCTAAAATTTTCCAGCACGAATTTCTCTCCGGCTTGCGCGCGCGTGCAAGCCGCCTCACGATCATTCAGCGTTTCCAGTAATGCGGTGGCGAGAGCATGCGTGTCGTTTGCAGGCACCAGCACGCCATAGCGATCATCCGCGATGATTTCCGGATTGCCGCCGACGCGCGTGGCGACCACCGGCACCTTTGCTGCCATCGCCTCTAAAATTGCCATGGAAATACCCTCAGTTTGCGAGGGCAGGCAGAAGACGGTCATGAAACTGAGCAACTCATAGATCTCTTGGCGGTGGCCTGCAAAGATAACATGCCCGGCGAGGCCATTTGCCTGCGCGAGCTGCTTTAAGTGCGAGGTTTCCGGCCCCTCGCCAACGAGCAGCAAACCTGCTTGCGGATAATGCTCGAGTATCTTCGGCATTGCTTCGAGCAAGAGCGGATAGTTTTTGCGAACTTCTT
Proteins encoded in this window:
- a CDS encoding polysaccharide deacetylase family protein, whose amino-acid sequence is MSVTSIVLMYHNIASGRQNIVFREWQPAYDVAAEDFQTHLGLIEKHKAPVHVTFDDGYHSVLPWVETLQQHRIPATCFVTTSTVGQRGMLQAAEIRTLAQAGIRIGSHSHSHIFLQNLTPLQQQTEILTPQKILSDIIGQAVTAMSLPGGRYDNGTLQYAGDCGYHEIYTSAPGVRSRRLRHAPNLILVPRWVITQNVLLPEFETILRAEPWHLIKKRSRYFAGRLGKRFLGNQNYHMLWNKLHHLKTSSLAERDT